In Gadus chalcogrammus isolate NIFS_2021 chromosome 1, NIFS_Gcha_1.0, whole genome shotgun sequence, one DNA window encodes the following:
- the bhlhe23 gene encoding class E basic helix-loop-helix protein 23, with protein MNPGDENLLKAISNDTLLDLTQRYGQSAFGFGAGHGAAGSPGRYPLTPAADFLSSQTAKSNESGGEQTSDDDDGFDLESRKRGSAFDDDDKHGGPLAKKPKEQRSLRLSINARERRRMHDLNDALDGLRSVIPYAHSPSVRKLSKIATLLLAKNYILMQAQALEEMRRLVSYLNQGQTITSPIPAALAPFGQAAVYPFSGSTLATCAEKCTTTYSGTPSSLFKHCNDKP; from the coding sequence ATGAATCCTGGGGACGAGAACCTGCTGAAGGCGATCAGCAACGACACGCTCCTCGACCTGACACAGCGCTACGGCCAGTCCGCCTTCGGGTTCGGCGCTGGCCATGGTGCTGCAGGGAGCCCCGGCCGCTACCCCCTGACGCCCGCCGCCGACTTCCTGTCAAGCCAGACCGCCAAGTCCAACGAGAGCGGCGGGGAGCAGACGAGCGATGACGACGACGGCTTCGACCTGGAGTCGCGCAAGAGGGGCTCGGCGTTCGACGACGACGACAAGCACGGCGGACCCCTGGCCAAGAAGCCCAAGGAGCAGCGGTCCCTGCGGCTCAGCATCAACGCGCGGGAGAGGAGACGGATGCACGACCTGAACGACGCGCTGGACGGCCTGCGCTCCGTCATCCCCTACGCGCACAGCCCCTCGGTGAGGAAGCTCTCTAAAATTGCCACTCTACTACTGGCCAAGAACTATATCCTGATGCAGGCGCAGGCCCTGGAGGAGATGAGGCGGCTGGTTTCCTACCTGAACCAGGGACAGACTATTACTTCCCCGATCCCCGCCGCCCTGGCGCCCTTTGGACAGGCTGCAGTTTACCCTTTCTCGGGTTCGACATTGGCCACCTGCGCTGAGAAGTGCACCACCACTTATTCTGGGACACCGTCCAGTCTTTTCAAGCACTGCAACGACAAGCCTTGA